In Drosophila yakuba strain Tai18E2 chromosome X, Prin_Dyak_Tai18E2_2.1, whole genome shotgun sequence, a single genomic region encodes these proteins:
- the LOC6524011 gene encoding josephin-like protein, whose amino-acid sequence MESPSARTLGNSLADDCGNGNGYGNGNGNTTMMPHGIYHERQTRHLCGLHALNNLFQGPDTFSKSELDDYCTTLTPRNWLNPHRSWIGWGNYDVNVIMYALQQRNCEAVWFDRRRDPHCLNLSAIFGFILNVPAQMSLGYYIPLPFQMRHWLALRRLNGSYYNLDSKLREPKCLGTEQEFLEFLRTQLQLDHELFLVLNEVQADSKDAKTQQRWLLPQFRD is encoded by the coding sequence ATGGAATCTCCCAGTGCTCGAACACTCGGGAATTCTCTGGCGGATGACTGCGGCAATGGGAACGGGTATGGGAATGGAAACGGGAACACCACGATGATGCCACATGGAATCTACCATGAGCGACAGACACGCCACCTTTGCGGCCTCCACGCCCTGAACAACCTGTTCCAGGGCCCCGACACGTTCTCCAAATCGGAACTGGACGACTACTGCACCACACTGACCCCGCGCAACTGGCTGAATCCGCACCGTTCCTGGATCGGCTGGGGCAACTACGACGTGAATGTGATCATGTACGCCCTGCAGCAGCGGAACTGCGAGGCGGTGTGGTTCGACCGCCGGCGGGATCCACACTGCCTCAATCTGAGCGCCATTTTCGGCTTCATCCTCAATGTGCCGGCCCAGATGAGCCTGGGCTACTACATCCCACTGCCCTTCCAGATGCGCCACTGGCTGGCACTGCGTCGCTTGAACGGCAGCTACTACAACCTGGACTCTAAGCTGCGGGAGCCCAAGTGCCTGGGCACCGAGCAGGAGTTCCTAGAGTTTCTTCGCACCCAGCTGCAGTTGGACCACGAGCTATTCCTGGTGCTGAACGAGGTGCAAGCGGACTCGAAGGACGCTAAGACCCAGCAACGTTGGCTGTTGCCGCAGTTCAGGGATTAA